CCCTTAGTTATCGTAGACTATTTACAAATACTAGCACCCGCGAACGAGAGAGCGACAGACAAGCAAAACACAGACAAGGCAGTCATGGAGTTAAAACGAATAAGCAGGGACTTTAAAACGCCCGTTATAGGTATCTCTAGTTTTAACCGCGACAATTACAATAACGCTGTTAGCATGCAAGCCTTTAAAGAAAGCGGGGCTATAGAATACTCTAGCGACATACTTATAGGGCTACAGCTCAAAGGAGCAGGGCAGAAAGATTTTGACGCAACAGAGGCGAAAAGCAAAAGCCCCCGCGAGATTGAATTAGTGATCCTGAAAAACCGTAACGGAAAAACAGGGGATAAAGTGCCGTTTGAGTTTTACCCTATGTTTAATTATTTTGTCGAAAACGACGCGCCAAAGTATATACAAGCGGAAAGCGATAGCGAGACAGACAAACATCAAGCAATCACTGAAGAGTACGAAGTTATACCCGTAGAAGGTAGCGACCTAGTAGAGATAAGGCGAAAAGAGAGTGAGTAGGAGCGTGCTTACATGGAGTTAGATTTTAGCAAAATAGACAGCATAGGAAGCCCTAAGAAACCCGCAGACACGTCTATAACAACAGACTATAGCGAACTACCCAGAGCGCCTAAAAAGCCCGCAGAAAGCAAACCAGAGGCGCAGAGCTTACAGAGAAAAGCAGACCATAGAAAACAACAGCTAGCAATAAGCGCGGACGTGTTAAAAGAGTATCAAGCAAATAAAAGGCTAACGACAAGCATAGTAGCTGAAATTAACCACGGCTTACAGCAGGGGCAGGACATATACGACCTATTTTTAAAGGCTGTAGAGGGCTTAGCATTAACCACCAACGACCCCGATTTAATGACGCGTAGCAAAGAGGCTATACAGTCAGTTTACGGCGTAGGGCTTAGGAAACCACGCGCAGTAGAGATAGAGAAACAAGAGACGCAGAAACGCCTAAAACGGCTCATAGAGAGCTTGGAAGAGGCTAGCGATATATCAGACCAGTTAAGGCTAAAAAGAGCGATACAAGCGCACCAGAAGCGCCTAGACAGTCTATAGATCATTACAGAAGCACCTAGTAAAATGGGTGCTTTTATTATGTAGTATTATGTTTTTATGATATACTCATATATGAAAATAAACACTTGATAAGAGAAGGAAAAGGCGGTATAATAGATACAGATAAGTATATACACACAACAGTATACACATAGAAGGGTAAAAAGCTATGAACGAATTACAAGCAGTAGGATATAGGGGGCAAGAGTTAGCTGTTACAACCGCTATAACCTATGATACATTTGAAAGATTTATTAGCTATTTAGACGCTAGCCCCAAGACAATAGAGACATACACAAAAGCCCTAAGGCAGTTTTTTAACTATATAGGCGTACATGGTATTAGAAAACCGCAGAGGGAAGACGTACTAGCCTTTAGGGACGACTTGAAGGCGAGCGGGTTAAAACCTACGACCGTACAAAACTACATCACAGCTACCAGAATATTCTTTAAATGGACAGCACAAGAAGGACTATACCCAAACATTGCCGAACATGTTAAAGGGGCTAAGTTAGACAAAAACCACAAAAAAGACTACCTAACAAGCAGGCAGGCTAAAGAGGTGCTAGCAGGAGTGCAAACAGACAGCGAGGAAGGGCTAAGAAACTACGCTATACTTTCTTTAATGGTTACAGGGGGGCTACGCACTATAGAAGTATCAAGAGCTGACGTAGAAGACCTAAGAACAGTAGGGGAAAGCACTGTATTATATATCCAAGGTAAAGGGCGCGAGGAAAAAACCGAGTATATCAAGATTAGCGCACCAGTAGAAAAAGCTATTAGATCATACCTAAAAGCGCGTGAGAACGTAGAAGAAGGGCAACCGCTGTTTACAAGCACTAGCAATAATAGCAAAGGTAAGCGAATTACTACACGTACTGTTAGCGGGGTGGTAAAAACCGCCCTAAGAAACGCAGGGTATGACAGCGCGAGGTTAACAGCTCACAGCCTACGGCATACAGCAATAACACTAGCTTTACTTGCAGGGCGTGAAATAACAGAGGTGCAACAGTTTGCTAGGCACGCTAATTTAAATACAACTATGATTTATAACCACGCACTAGATCAAGCTAAAAATGGCTGTAGTGACGCTATTTCAAGTGCTATATTTTAAACATACAGATATTACTATACACACAAACACATACACAACATAAAAGGGGTTAACAATGAAAGTTATAACTGTTATCAATCAGAAAGGCGGGGTAGGTAAAAGCACAACCGCCCTAGCTTTAGGGCATGGCTTACAAGCTAAAAAGTATAGCGTGCTGTTTATTGATCTGGACGCACAAGGGAATATTAGTTACACACTTAACGGGAATACAGACGGCTATAACACGCTAGGCATTTTACAGAGGCCAGAAACAGCCCCGCAGGAGATACAACACACAGAGCTAGGGGACATTATACCAAGCACACCCGCACTAAGTGGGGCAGACAGTATTTTAACATCAACAGGAAAAGAGTATAAACTGAAAGAGGCGCTAGAGTTTGTTAGCAAGTCTAATAATTATGATTACATAGTCATAGACACCCCGCCAGCGTTAGGAATATTGACTATCAACGCTTTAACCGCTAGCGACTTTGCTATTATACCCGCACAAGCTGACATATACAGCTTACAGGGTATTTCACAGCTTAACAGCACTATCCAAGTGGTGCAAAAGTACACTAACCCAGCTTTAAAAGTGCTAGGTATCGTATTAACTAGATATAACGCACGCTCAACGCTCACTAAAGAACTTACAGACCTATTAGAGAACACAGCAGGGCAATTAGATACAAAAGTGTTTAAAACCCGTATACGCGAAAATATAGCCGTTAAAGAAGCGCAGGCAATCAAGCAAAATCTTTACACATACGCACCAAAGAGCAACGCTAGCAAAGACTATACAGCGCTAGTAGAAGAAATAGAAACAGACATTATTTTTTAAAGGAGTATGATCACATGGCTAAGAAAGACTTTTCAAGCATAGCTAACCCCGCTTTACAATTTATCAGTACCCAAGACGCTGAACAACCGAAGAAAGAGACAGCCCCAGAGGGTTACAAAGTAAACCCCGCGTACATAGAAAAGAAAAGCAGGCGGTTACAGTTGCTAATGCAACCTAGTCTATATGATCTACTGAAAACACGCGCAGTAGAAGAAGGAACTAGCGTAAATAACTTGATACACGAATTACTAGAGGAGGCAGTGAAATAATGGAAAATTTAAAAACGTTTTTGATAATCGGCGGTATTTCTGCATTTGCTATGTTTTTGTTTGCGTTTTATGTAATGCATATGCCGTTTAATTTAGCGCTTTTCTTGGCG
This genomic window from Streptococcus sp. 29887 contains:
- a CDS encoding tyrosine-type recombinase/integrase; this translates as MNELQAVGYRGQELAVTTAITYDTFERFISYLDASPKTIETYTKALRQFFNYIGVHGIRKPQREDVLAFRDDLKASGLKPTTVQNYITATRIFFKWTAQEGLYPNIAEHVKGAKLDKNHKKDYLTSRQAKEVLAGVQTDSEEGLRNYAILSLMVTGGLRTIEVSRADVEDLRTVGESTVLYIQGKGREEKTEYIKISAPVEKAIRSYLKARENVEEGQPLFTSTSNNSKGKRITTRTVSGVVKTALRNAGYDSARLTAHSLRHTAITLALLAGREITEVQQFARHANLNTTMIYNHALDQAKNGCSDAISSAIF
- a CDS encoding ParA family protein; the protein is MKVITVINQKGGVGKSTTALALGHGLQAKKYSVLFIDLDAQGNISYTLNGNTDGYNTLGILQRPETAPQEIQHTELGDIIPSTPALSGADSILTSTGKEYKLKEALEFVSKSNNYDYIVIDTPPALGILTINALTASDFAIIPAQADIYSLQGISQLNSTIQVVQKYTNPALKVLGIVLTRYNARSTLTKELTDLLENTAGQLDTKVFKTRIRENIAVKEAQAIKQNLYTYAPKSNASKDYTALVEEIETDIIF